A genomic window from Solanum dulcamara chromosome 11, daSolDulc1.2, whole genome shotgun sequence includes:
- the LOC129874398 gene encoding LOW QUALITY PROTEIN: serine/arginine-rich splicing factor SR45a (The sequence of the model RefSeq protein was modified relative to this genomic sequence to represent the inferred CDS: deleted 1 base in 1 codon) → MADSPRKRYSRSPSPWEEKSRSRSRSPTRSQSRPRGRSRSRSHGRAEVSNPGNTLYVTGLSSRVTQRDLEEHFSKEGKVKSAFLVVEPRSRISRGFAFITMDSLEDANRCIKHLNQSVLEGRSITVEKSRRKRPRTPTPGHYLGLHQSTRGDGYHGDRGRYRGRDDYGYRRSPRRSPYRGGRDYSPRRSPYAEGRDVHDPGHILLMKGTTLVVIDRGFTRHMWFPPQQ, encoded by the exons ATG GCTGATTCTCCTCGAAAAAG GTATTCCCGCTCTCCTTCACCTTGGGAAGAAAAGTCAAGATCTCGCTCTCGATCCCCAACTAGATCACAGTCAAGGCCAAGAGGAAGATCCAGGTCCAGAAGTCATGGAAG GGCTGAAGTTTCAAATCCTGGAAACACACTCTATGTGACTGGATTATCTTCAAGGGTCACTCAAAGGGATCTTGAAGAGCATTTCTCAAAGGAGGGAAAG GTGAAGTCAGCTTTTCTGGTGGTGGAGCCCCGTTCTCGCATCTCTCGTGGTTTTGCTTTCATAACAATGGATAGTCTTGAGGATGCCAATCGCTGCATTAAGCACCTTAATCAGTCCGTCCTTGAAGGCCGGTCCATAACAGTGGAGAAG TCTCGTAGAAAACGTCCAAGGACTCCAACACCTGGTCATTATCTTGGGCTTCATCAGAGCACAAGGGGTGATG GTTATCATGGTGATCGTGGTAGGTATCGTGGCCGAGATGACTATGGGTACCGAAGATCTCCAAGGCGCTCTCCATATAGAGGTGGGCGAGATTATTCTCCTAGACGCTCACCTTATGCT GAAGGTCGAGACGTGCACGATCCCGGTCATATTCTCCTTATGAAAGGAACTACCCTCGTGGTTATAGATAGGGGTTTCACAAGGCATATGTGGTTTCCTCCTCAGCAATGA
- the LOC129874226 gene encoding bifunctional nuclease 2 produces MLGAELRIPTVAGVLTDLPEKSRWSASWHCYSSIRNISYHLSSRNRHCRKSRFMVICSKSSRGSFNQKSNQSDEPDDDYIEAVVLVSETMKHYKMRMRGFQEETRWHSSAHLVPSSFHPKDRVADASSLGTGFLRRFKNPTIFLKISCDAEYVLPIIVGEHAVKKLIDSLHEDETGDCSDEFLLVRNLLLKSGYEVKMVKITERVTSTYFARIFFHKAGGKDIIDVDARPSDAINVARRCKAPIFVNKQIVLTDATRIGYGMDRSSRIKSTYDVLLDSASDGPDLLSEELSMLRNMNLAVNEERYNDAAMWKDKLVKLREFKT; encoded by the exons ATGCTCGGGGCTGAGTTGAGGATCCCTACCGTCGCCGGAGTTTTGACGGATCTACCGGAGAAGAGTCGGTGGAGTGCCAGCTGGCACTGTTACTCCTCGATTCGAAATATCTCATATCATCTCTCCTCCAGAAATAGGCATTGTAGAAAGTCGAGATTCATGGTAATCTGTAGCAAGTCATCACGTGGAAGCTTCAATCAGAAATCAAATCAGAGTGATGAACCGGATGATGATTATATTGAAGCCGTCGTCCTCGTTTCAG AGACTATGAAGCACTACAAAATGCGTATGCGTGGATTTCAAGAAGAAACAAGATGGCACTCGTCTGCTCACCTGGTTCCTTCTTCTTTTCACCCCAAGGATCGTGTCGCTGATGCATCATCTTTAGGGACAGGATTTCTTCGCCGTTTCAAGAATCCAACTATTTTTCTTAAGATTTCCTGTGATGCTGAATATGTCTTACCAATTATTGTTG GAGAACATGCTGTCAAAAAACTTATAGATTCATTGCATGAGGATGAGACTGGG GATTGCTCCGACGAGTTCTTGCTTGTGAGGAATCTATTGTTGAAATCTGGCTATGAA GTTAAAATGGTGAAGATTACAGAAAGAGTGACTAGTACTTATTTTGCCAGAATATTTTTCCACAAG GCAGGGGGAAAAGATATTATTGATGTGGATGCTCGTCCTTCAGATGCCATTAATGTTGCCAGAAGATGTAAG GCACCAATATTTGTGAATAAGCAAATTGTCTTGACTGATGCAACAAGAATAGGTTATGGAATGGACCGATCTAGCAGAATTAAGTCCACGTATGACGTATTATTAGATAG TGCATCAGATGGCCCCGATTTACTTTCTGAAGAACTTAGTATGTTGAGAAATATGAACTTAGCAGTGAATGAGGAGAGGTACAATGATGCAG CTATGTGGAAGGACAAACTGGTGAAACTTCGTGAGTTCAAGACATGA